One Brevibacterium spongiae DNA segment encodes these proteins:
- a CDS encoding quinone oxidoreductase family protein — MTQAVRAMQAGGPEVLEFGEIETPKPGPGEVLVNVEAAGVNFIDTYRRSGVYPMEYPHVVGVEGTGHIAEVGEGIESWSVGNRVAWHEGPGSYATQVVVKSDFLLRVPEGVSPEVAAAMPMQGLTAQYLATGSHEIKPGQTALVHAGAGGVGLLLTQIIKHLGGNVISTVSTDEKAELARKAGADDVFLYGEGVDITAKVKELTDGEGVDVAYDGVGKDTFDASLASIKPLGSMVLFGGASGQVPPFDIQRLNSSGGIFLSRPSVKWFTRTSEELAKRSAMLFNGVEHGWLNFRVGATFPLADAADAHRALEGRKTTGKVVLTV; from the coding sequence ATGACCCAGGCAGTTCGTGCAATGCAGGCCGGTGGACCCGAGGTCCTTGAGTTCGGTGAGATCGAGACTCCGAAGCCCGGCCCTGGTGAGGTGCTCGTCAACGTCGAGGCGGCCGGCGTGAACTTCATCGACACGTACCGTCGTTCGGGTGTGTACCCGATGGAGTACCCGCATGTCGTCGGCGTCGAGGGCACGGGGCACATCGCCGAGGTGGGCGAGGGCATTGAGAGCTGGTCCGTCGGTAACCGTGTCGCCTGGCACGAAGGCCCGGGTTCCTATGCAACGCAGGTCGTCGTGAAGTCTGATTTCCTCCTGCGGGTGCCGGAGGGTGTGTCCCCCGAGGTGGCTGCGGCGATGCCGATGCAGGGCCTGACGGCACAGTACCTGGCAACGGGTTCGCATGAGATCAAGCCCGGACAGACCGCACTGGTCCACGCCGGTGCTGGCGGCGTCGGCCTGCTGCTGACCCAGATCATCAAGCACTTGGGCGGCAACGTCATCTCGACGGTGAGCACAGATGAGAAGGCCGAACTGGCGCGCAAGGCGGGCGCCGATGACGTGTTCCTCTACGGTGAGGGCGTTGACATCACGGCGAAGGTCAAGGAGCTCACCGACGGTGAGGGCGTTGATGTCGCTTATGACGGTGTCGGCAAGGACACGTTCGATGCGTCGTTGGCCTCTATCAAGCCGCTGGGGTCGATGGTGCTCTTCGGCGGAGCATCGGGCCAGGTGCCGCCGTTCGACATTCAGCGTCTGAACTCTTCGGGCGGAATCTTCCTGTCGCGTCCGTCCGTGAAGTGGTTTACCCGGACCTCGGAGGAGCTGGCAAAGCGTTCGGCCATGCTCTTCAACGGCGTCGAACACGGCTGGCTGAACTTCCGCGTGGGTGCTACGTTCCCGCTCGCCGATGCTGCGGACGCACATCGGGCACTTGAGGGTCGGAAGACGACGGGGAAGGTTGTGCTGACGGTCTGA
- a CDS encoding ISL3 family transposase, with product MAKPTFSTPDLTTFCRLDSLDLTCIGQHITRHKTILECQPNTADDWCRRCGGHGFVRDTVVRRLAHEPFGHRPTTLHIRLRRYKCVECGHVWRQDTTAAAPPRAKVSRTGLDWALRALVIDHDTVSVIAAKLAVSWHTANSAILSEGHRLLINDPNRFDGVSVIGVDEHVWRHTRRGDKYVTVIIDLTPISAGTGPARLLDMVPGRSKQVFKEWLKARPKVWRDGIDVVAMDGFSGFKTASVEELPEAIEVMDPFHVVKLAGDALDEVRRRVQQETTGHRGRAKDPLYRARRTLHTGADLLTTKQQERIVGLFADPNFTAVEVTWAVYQDIVTAYRTADGNEGKKLLQRVIDALTTNLPSELIELKRLGRTLKRRADDVLAFFTRPGTSNGPTEAINGRLEHLRGSALGFRNLTHYIARCLLESGGFRPVLHSQLR from the coding sequence GTGGCCAAGCCTACTTTCTCGACCCCTGACCTCACGACATTCTGCCGACTCGACTCCCTCGACCTGACCTGTATCGGCCAACACATCACCAGGCACAAAACCATCCTGGAATGTCAGCCCAACACTGCCGATGACTGGTGCCGTCGGTGTGGTGGCCACGGGTTCGTTCGCGATACCGTCGTCCGCCGTCTGGCACACGAACCCTTCGGCCACCGACCGACCACGCTTCATATTCGCCTCCGCCGGTACAAATGCGTCGAGTGCGGCCACGTATGGCGTCAAGACACCACTGCTGCGGCACCACCACGAGCGAAGGTCTCGCGAACCGGCCTTGACTGGGCGCTGCGTGCCCTCGTCATCGACCACGACACCGTGTCCGTGATCGCTGCGAAACTCGCCGTGTCCTGGCATACCGCGAACTCTGCAATCCTCTCTGAAGGCCACAGGCTGTTGATCAACGACCCGAACCGTTTCGACGGGGTCAGCGTCATCGGTGTCGACGAGCATGTATGGCGGCACACGCGTCGTGGTGACAAGTACGTCACCGTCATCATCGACCTCACCCCCATCAGTGCAGGAACGGGACCGGCACGCCTGCTCGATATGGTGCCCGGCCGGTCGAAGCAGGTGTTCAAGGAGTGGTTGAAAGCCCGACCCAAGGTTTGGCGTGATGGCATCGACGTCGTCGCGATGGACGGGTTCTCCGGCTTCAAAACAGCCTCGGTCGAGGAACTGCCAGAAGCCATCGAAGTCATGGACCCCTTCCACGTCGTCAAGCTCGCCGGTGATGCACTCGACGAGGTACGCCGCCGTGTTCAACAGGAGACAACTGGCCACCGTGGCCGAGCGAAAGACCCCTTGTATCGGGCGAGGAGGACTCTGCACACCGGGGCTGATCTGCTCACGACCAAGCAGCAGGAGAGGATCGTGGGCCTCTTCGCTGACCCGAACTTCACCGCGGTTGAAGTGACCTGGGCCGTCTACCAAGACATTGTGACCGCCTACCGAACCGCCGACGGCAACGAGGGTAAGAAACTCTTGCAGAGGGTCATCGATGCCCTGACAACGAACCTGCCTTCTGAGCTAATTGAACTCAAACGGTTGGGACGGACTCTGAAGCGTCGCGCTGATGATGTGCTGGCGTTCTTCACTCGACCGGGAACGTCGAACGGGCCGACGGAAGCGATCAACGGCAGGCTCGAGCATCTGCGGGGGTCTGCTCTGGGGTTCCGAAACCTCACCCACTACATCGCCAGGTGTCTGCTCGAGTCCGGTGGCTTCAGACCGGTTCTACACTCTCAATTACGATGA
- a CDS encoding ATP-dependent nuclease: protein MNKPTSDRSLELVVDDSQTEDKYRERPVIETIRVKNFKRIEDTRIELAPITYLVGGNNSGKSSLLQAIHTAVSCAQDSVEQNTKVVAESELRYSPIGNFELLGHNDNYRNSGEKSRGSVTLEGITAEGDLAEYNISLYKARNHGNVGVERSGRYQGFGRIICDTSTDTLFSIYVPGISGIPHREEMTGYASVFRKAAGGEANIVFRNIIRLIHERGLIEDLQRMLEPMLGGEVEFEVDFDPEKDRHIDVQLAIIGKNDYYLPIDLWGTGVLQIVQICAYVVLFNPYMLLVDEPDNHLHPSLQKVLAVAFENIADEYGCNIIVSTHSSHLLTAASSQARIVWMNDGKVESDAERDLATMLMDLGALDKIDTGTKTIICTEDAIPTILKKAVEVIDRDGSVAVISLSGLNNLSTAEAVKEMSLLMGSDTKVVVHRDRDFLSEEELNKWATLYTDRGISLFSPPLCDTEAYVCIPEHISKSLGIEIESAQELRDTIIENRRDSFRSKFVNKRQYANGEIWKDGGAPKTDDLWPVGTTPKDEHVYGKDLLKLIKSTLRKRRGLDANKLELTPCDMLASLLRDVIA from the coding sequence ATGAACAAGCCAACGAGTGATAGAAGTCTGGAATTGGTAGTGGACGATTCGCAAACCGAAGACAAGTACCGTGAACGACCGGTTATTGAAACCATAAGGGTTAAGAATTTTAAAAGAATTGAAGATACGCGAATCGAGTTGGCTCCGATTACGTATCTGGTCGGAGGAAACAATTCCGGCAAGAGTAGTCTACTGCAGGCTATACATACAGCTGTAAGTTGCGCACAGGATTCTGTAGAACAAAATACGAAGGTCGTAGCCGAATCAGAACTAAGGTATTCGCCCATAGGAAACTTTGAACTACTTGGACACAATGATAACTACAGGAATTCGGGTGAAAAGAGCAGAGGTTCAGTAACGTTAGAGGGTATCACGGCCGAGGGGGACCTTGCCGAGTATAATATTTCACTCTATAAAGCACGAAATCATGGGAACGTCGGCGTGGAAAGAAGCGGCAGGTATCAAGGTTTTGGCCGTATAATCTGTGACACGAGTACCGATACTCTGTTCAGCATTTATGTCCCCGGAATCTCTGGAATACCACACAGAGAGGAAATGACTGGCTATGCATCAGTCTTTCGTAAAGCGGCAGGCGGGGAGGCGAATATTGTATTCCGGAACATTATTCGTCTAATACATGAGCGGGGCCTGATTGAAGATTTACAGCGGATGCTTGAGCCGATGCTCGGGGGAGAAGTCGAGTTTGAAGTCGATTTTGATCCTGAAAAAGACCGTCACATTGATGTCCAGCTTGCGATCATTGGAAAGAATGATTACTATCTACCGATAGACCTGTGGGGCACTGGAGTGCTGCAGATCGTGCAGATTTGTGCCTACGTCGTTCTATTTAACCCCTACATGCTATTGGTCGATGAGCCTGACAACCACTTGCATCCTTCTTTGCAAAAGGTGCTGGCTGTTGCTTTCGAGAATATAGCGGATGAGTACGGGTGCAATATTATAGTTTCGACTCATAGTAGTCACCTTCTTACTGCGGCATCCAGTCAAGCCAGAATCGTGTGGATGAACGACGGAAAAGTTGAATCGGATGCCGAGCGGGATCTCGCGACTATGCTCATGGATCTGGGTGCCCTGGACAAGATCGACACTGGCACCAAAACTATTATTTGTACTGAAGACGCAATTCCAACAATTCTGAAAAAGGCGGTCGAGGTGATCGATCGTGATGGTTCAGTTGCGGTCATATCTTTATCGGGGCTAAACAACCTGTCCACAGCGGAGGCTGTGAAAGAGATGTCGCTTCTAATGGGCAGCGACACCAAAGTTGTTGTTCACCGGGACCGAGATTTCTTGTCTGAAGAAGAGCTGAATAAGTGGGCGACACTGTACACCGACCGTGGGATATCCCTGTTCTCTCCGCCTTTGTGTGATACTGAAGCATACGTATGCATTCCGGAACATATATCCAAGTCGCTGGGTATCGAGATTGAATCTGCTCAAGAGCTGAGGGATACGATTATCGAGAATCGGCGTGATTCGTTCCGATCGAAGTTCGTCAATAAACGACAGTATGCTAATGGAGAAATTTGGAAAGATGGTGGTGCTCCAAAGACAGACGATCTGTGGCCTGTGGGCACCACGCCTAAGGATGAGCATGTCTATGGGAAGGATCTCCTTAAACTCATCAAAAGTACGCTGAGGAAACGCCGGGGCCTGGATGCCAACAAGCTTGAGTTGACTCCTTGTGACATGCTTGCCTCACTGTTGCGTGATGTTATTGCGTGA
- a CDS encoding UvrD-helicase domain-containing protein, whose translation MNITMHKNMSKLEKSIKGKALEFLVKLGADDTSPGLHIEPIHNSADRRFRTGRVDKFWRAVLFKLTGKTGTNWVIYGVYPHDDAIKLAASLKLDVNPTNGVTEITLVDKVDPDELEARLAEPADGTESETQAVAESDVVVPDTADPSMSRPRIPEADGAAQASQSGASSNVEEPQIPATFQRVPADPVFADKPLAETLGTIPDARLISELGMWKSVVSAARSCQTVDELLDRLNRMEIPDWQSDALLDLASGTSYDDVTEKLFGQADNGTDESADSSSTESPSDVEGLTRKPAGEGLEGRNEDDALIAGLRTSAAQLSFAEIEDEDELKRVAESGDFEAWRVFLHPEQRRWAQRSYNGPFRLSGGAGTGKTVVLVHRAARLAKTPAPDDGIPPRVVLTTFTRNLASELESQVSTLDSSAPRAGKLGNSGLYVSGVDQLAYEVLSSATSEELAQATAHLLGRTHIAINNRSNDSDWDRALETASADLPERARSRVFLEDEYEQIVLPNRLTSKSDYQRIKRPARGVRLSRQQRAPVWEVFEAYRVRTATNDSLSYVEVNHLAALILESRAKAVDRPTESEADRRAAYPVDHLLVDEGQDLNSGHWMFLRALVRPSRNDMFIGEDSHQRIYGNKVVLSRFGINIVGRSRRLTLNYRTTEQNLAFGLNILAGGSFSDLEDAAESVAGYRSLRTGIAPEVKGFDTLDAELEYVSSKLKDWLADCKNNPTLKPEQIAVLVRSDPGKAARRLGDYGVSVQSVGKGLIKEGTPVVMTMHRAKGTEFRNVVIMHAGSEDIPSPLNARFQPDEYSADFNLRERSLLYVAVTRARDCLVLTYPNRPSEYLIF comes from the coding sequence ATGAACATCACCATGCACAAGAACATGTCCAAGCTGGAGAAATCCATCAAGGGCAAGGCACTGGAATTCCTCGTTAAGCTCGGCGCTGACGACACATCGCCAGGTCTTCATATCGAGCCGATCCACAACTCCGCCGATCGCCGTTTCCGAACGGGACGGGTCGATAAGTTCTGGCGAGCGGTCCTCTTCAAACTCACCGGCAAGACCGGAACCAACTGGGTCATCTACGGCGTATATCCGCATGACGATGCCATCAAACTCGCTGCGAGCCTCAAACTCGATGTCAACCCGACGAACGGGGTCACTGAGATCACTCTGGTCGACAAGGTTGATCCCGACGAGCTTGAGGCCCGACTTGCCGAACCTGCAGACGGGACGGAGTCCGAGACACAGGCCGTTGCTGAATCTGATGTTGTTGTACCGGATACGGCAGACCCGTCTATGTCCCGTCCTCGAATTCCAGAGGCGGACGGTGCTGCACAAGCCAGCCAAAGTGGCGCCAGTTCAAACGTTGAAGAGCCGCAGATTCCAGCCACATTTCAACGTGTACCAGCGGATCCGGTATTCGCCGATAAGCCCCTGGCCGAGACGCTCGGAACCATTCCAGATGCGCGGCTCATCTCCGAACTGGGAATGTGGAAGTCAGTTGTTTCCGCAGCCAGGTCTTGCCAGACGGTCGATGAGCTTCTTGATCGCCTCAACCGTATGGAAATACCCGATTGGCAGTCCGACGCATTGCTCGATCTGGCGTCCGGAACGAGCTATGACGATGTAACCGAGAAGCTCTTCGGCCAGGCTGACAACGGCACCGACGAGTCTGCCGATAGTTCCTCGACTGAGTCGCCTTCGGACGTAGAGGGCCTGACGAGGAAGCCTGCGGGCGAAGGTCTCGAAGGGCGAAACGAAGATGATGCCCTCATCGCAGGCCTGCGGACCTCGGCGGCGCAACTCAGTTTTGCCGAAATCGAGGACGAAGACGAGCTCAAACGGGTTGCCGAGAGCGGTGACTTCGAAGCATGGAGAGTCTTTCTCCATCCCGAGCAAAGGCGTTGGGCACAGCGAAGCTACAACGGGCCGTTCCGACTGTCAGGTGGCGCTGGCACAGGGAAGACAGTTGTCCTCGTGCATCGCGCAGCTCGACTGGCCAAAACTCCGGCGCCCGATGACGGGATCCCGCCTCGTGTCGTGTTGACGACTTTCACGAGAAACCTTGCGAGTGAGCTCGAATCCCAGGTCTCGACTCTCGACAGTTCAGCTCCGCGCGCGGGGAAACTGGGAAACTCCGGTCTTTATGTCAGCGGAGTCGATCAGCTTGCGTATGAAGTGCTCAGCTCTGCGACCAGCGAAGAGCTGGCTCAGGCGACCGCCCACCTCCTCGGCCGGACTCACATTGCTATCAACAACCGGAGCAATGATTCGGACTGGGACCGGGCACTCGAGACAGCTTCTGCCGATCTGCCAGAACGAGCGCGTAGCCGAGTCTTCCTCGAAGACGAGTATGAGCAGATCGTCCTCCCAAACCGGCTGACTTCAAAGAGCGATTATCAGCGGATCAAACGACCTGCTCGCGGTGTTCGACTTTCTCGTCAGCAGCGAGCACCAGTCTGGGAAGTCTTTGAAGCGTACAGGGTGAGAACTGCAACCAATGACTCTCTGAGTTATGTGGAGGTCAATCATCTCGCCGCGCTCATCCTGGAGTCTCGGGCGAAAGCTGTAGATCGGCCAACCGAATCCGAAGCTGATCGGCGGGCTGCCTATCCAGTTGACCACCTTTTGGTGGATGAAGGACAGGACCTCAACTCGGGTCACTGGATGTTTCTGCGTGCGCTTGTGCGGCCCAGTCGGAACGATATGTTCATAGGTGAGGATTCGCATCAGCGCATCTATGGAAACAAGGTGGTGTTGTCGAGATTCGGCATCAACATCGTCGGACGTTCGCGTCGACTGACCCTCAACTATCGCACCACAGAGCAGAATCTGGCATTCGGATTGAACATCCTTGCGGGTGGTTCCTTCTCTGACTTGGAAGATGCGGCAGAGTCGGTAGCAGGTTATCGTTCGCTTCGTACCGGTATAGCGCCCGAGGTCAAAGGCTTTGACACTCTCGATGCGGAGCTCGAATACGTTTCCTCGAAGCTCAAAGACTGGCTTGCTGATTGCAAAAACAATCCCACGCTCAAGCCCGAGCAGATCGCTGTGCTCGTTCGAAGTGACCCCGGGAAAGCAGCTCGCAGACTGGGTGACTACGGAGTCAGCGTGCAGTCGGTCGGAAAAGGACTCATTAAAGAGGGAACACCAGTCGTCATGACCATGCACCGGGCGAAGGGCACGGAGTTCCGCAACGTCGTCATCATGCATGCAGGAAGTGAAGACATACCATCGCCTCTTAACGCCCGGTTCCAGCCGGACGAATATTCCGCAGACTTCAATTTACGGGAGAGATCATTGTTGTACGTTGCCGTTACTCGTGCGAGAGATTGTCTTGTCCTGACCTATCCAAACAGGCCGAGTGAATATCTGATATTTTAA